In Dromaius novaehollandiae isolate bDroNov1 chromosome 13, bDroNov1.hap1, whole genome shotgun sequence, the genomic window TCTGTGTCTGCACTGATCAAAAGAGAATTTCTCTAATCCAAGGCTTAGGAGCTGAGCTGTTCGAAGGGGTTGTGTGTAGCATATAAATTTGGGAACAGCCTTGGCCTTGCGTCTCTATGATAGAAAGACATCCAATCAGTTAGTAAATCCCCATTCAGTTCATAGTCAATCAGGACCAGCTGTAGCACAATTAAAGCTGACAGCTCACAAGAGGATATGCATGCATTTTACAAACACAAATCACCCTTCTTTAGAAAGAGGCCCAGGCAGCCAGCACTCTTGCTGGCTAGCAGCAGTACTTAGATGGTTTCTCTCATTTAAGTTAATTAGGCAAGGTGCAGTGGTCATTAGCAACAGGGATGGGAGGGCACTGGCAGATGGGGCCAGAAATCTCGTGGTCCCTtttgtctgtctctcttcctctcaggtCTGACTGTATTTACAAACATGATTTCAGACCCACTTCTACCCTGCCCCTATGGAAGTTGCACAAAGGAACACAGCTTAAGGCCTATTAAATACATGACTTGTCTCTTTTCAACTGGTTTTCAAATCCAGTCTCTTCACAGAAGTCTGTAACTTTGTAATGGCGTTATCCCTGAAGAGACCCCAGAAATTTGGGAATAAAAAATTAGCTTTTAGTACAAGACCTCAAAAACTACCATTTTACAGGAAGAAATATTAAAGGTGTCCTTGTAATAATAGGGAATTCAGATAAGACTATCCAAGAGACTTTAAGTGGACAGTGCCTCCCTCTATAAAGGCAGACAGAACGCTTAACAGTCCTGGTCAATCTGCTGTAAAGGGGAAATTTCTTTTTAACCCAGATACACAAACATTATCAAATACTAAATTCTCAGAATGTGACCATTTTATATTCCATGGGTTTTGTGCAACTGTTTGTTTAGTGGGCTTTGTTCAGAAACAAATATATTAATATCATTAATCATAATATCTCCACCAGTGTTCCTATGATTTGATGGAGCTGTGGACTGCAATGTAAATCTGTTAGTGAGCTAGGGCTGTGCTTTGTCTCTTCTGGAAGACCCTCTGTATGTGTATTTGTTTCTCCCCTGTCAGGTTGATCATAAACTCTTGGACATGGGAGACTCAGCTCCAAAAACTTTGTTCCAGGTGGGGTAATGTGAAGATCTAGGTCCCACACCTGCCAGGTATTGTGAAGACAAGCAATTTTGTACAGGCTTATTAGGAGAAACTAGTATTTAAAGACTTCTAGCACTTATCACAGTAGATGTTAACTGAACAAGGGTTTAATGAAGGCCAAAAATACAGTTGTAATGGAATTAGGCCCATAAAATGGCAACAATTCAAAGCGGTGGTCTTCAGTTTCCTTGTGCCTTGGCTCTTCATGTCTAAGTTACTGTTAATTACTCTTCCTCTAAGGAATGTAATAAAAATGAGATGATAGGTATATGGATCCAGTAGTGCTGGTAGTTATCTAAGCACTTCAGAATGCATCTTCATTTGTGGTGAGAAGTTTTGCAGCCTTAAATTACGAGTTCCTGGACAATTAACACAACATTaagatttaaaacaaagttttaataACCCCCACAGGGGAAAATATATCTTATAAAAACCAAAATGGTTAGTGAGGACACAGGTactccaaagaaagaaaagcaaggagaTACTGATTTGTGTATGCATATTTGTAATATTTGTTTCCCCCCAAACTCCTACCCAAAGCTGAAGGCAGTCTTGTCATTTGAAATTAGCTTGGTCAAAGTTTTATTCCTCCTACACCACTGGAATTAAGCGATGACAGGACTTCGGTGAGTTGCtcaaaaagcagaatattttccatttttaggtCCTGAGTTTTTCCAGTATAATCTCGTTCCCCCCTGTTTTTTGGTATGGAAGTCCATTGTAAGCAATTAATACAAACTGATTTCAGTCAGTATTTTAGGTATACATGAAACAAACATTCTTAGGATTGAAGTGCTACTGGACACAAAGTAATTTTTACTAAGAAGCAGGTTGCTGAAGTTACTTGAAACAGTATTGAAATAAGCTGGTTTttaggtaattttttttattaagaagcATTGAAGATTCTATATTGAAACACAGTACAGCTGACTGCTTGCTCATCtaaatgcaaaatgtaattaAATGTTGCATTAGATACTTTTCCAGCAAGGCATTAGAGGTGACCGAGGTTCTCAATATTAGGATTCCAACTGCAGTCGCACATACTGTTGAACTGGTAGTAAAAATCTTACTCCCTTTCCTTTTAGGCTCAACCCTCTTCACACACCACTCACCTACAGGATATCCCTTATCCTGGCTCTAATACTTACTGGGCTCCttctctaaattttttttcttcttttttcttccccttctctccagCCACTGAAATGCCAGGGAGTGTAtccactttttttctccccttccttttaGTGAGACAAACTGGCTCACAGAAAGGCCCAGTGAAGTCTAGGGCTGGTGCAAGGTAAGTGGTAGGAACAGGGGCAAGGGAGGTGACAGCTGTAGCAAGATCTCCCTCTTTTGGTAGCAGTGAACTATTATGATGCTCAGTGCTTATTTGCAGTGGTTGCCACAAAACAGTTTTAGTGACAAATAGGTATAAAACCTGTGATAAAGATTATCACATCTAGGAGATCCAAGCTATTACCCCTAATGCACAAAATAACCCCCCAAACATTCACAGGgctatttaagttttttttaaaaaagagaatgttATCAAGCTTTCTAAACCTATTTTCAGCTAATGACAGAAATATTAGCCCAGAGCACAGCTCCACAGGAGTGTTATGAGCTAACAAATACCCTTCAGTAAAACATTTGTAAAGTTATAACATAAGGGCTTCCAGTTCAGAAATGTTTACccatttctgtcattttagagCATGCTAGACTCCATTTTCGTTCTTGGATTGTTACAAGAAcaggtcttttaaaaaaaagcagaagtaacaGTATGCTTAACTGAAGAAACTTTTCTGACGTTAAGTACAGCCAGAAGGGATCTAGAggtttaaataataaattaaatggaGCAAATTTATAAAAGTATCTACATTTTAGAAAGGtgaccattcaggttttaatacTCAGTTCCAAATGAGAAGAGGCCATTAAAACTTTGTTCAAttattttcttccccctccccttttttttccacttgtccAAAagtattattgtttttaattgttGTGATAAGATCTTGTTGAAGAGATGATCAAGGCCACAAGTGAGGAAAAAACGCAGACATCTTACAAATAAAGCACCAGTAGAATTAAGTATGATGGCAATGCATTCCTTAGTCAACTTTGTCAATGATGACATAAGGCTCCtggatttcatttatttttgaattataaCTGTCCAACTTTACTTCGTTGGATTCAGGAGAGTCTCCTTCAGGTTGCAACAGGTTCCTCCTACCATGTGCACTGGTGTTGCTTGTGCTTGGAGCCTGGACATCAATACTTTGTGGTGGGATGTAGGTGAGATTAGGTGGCTCCCTAACGTGTCTGAAGCACACAGAAGCGGTCTGCGCATTAGGACCATCCATTAATAGTCTCTTATTCTCAGACCCATTGGTTGGACCCTCCATGTTCCTAGTAGAACAGCATAGATTTGAAGACAGCTCAGTATGTGCAGTTGCTCTGTTCTGTGTCTGAGCATTACTTGGGTATGCACGTTTTATTTTGGAATGATTAAAATCTCTTACATTCCTGTCACTTGTACTTACATATGCTATTGACTCAGGTTGCCCAGTTTCCTCTACTGGATACATTAGCTCTTCTTGAGTTTCCTTGATTTGTAGTTTAGTAAAGGTTAAAGACAGCTCAGAGACTTCCTCCTCCCTAGGGACGCTGTGGTCTGGGACAGATGCAATGTCCTTGTATGGCAGAGACTTCAGCTCATTGGGTTCATCTGCAGGGTCTGGGTCTATGCAGTTTATGGCATCGCTAATTTTTGCTTCAGTTGATTCTTCAGGGACTTCTTGAGCTTTGTACTCCAAACTCTTTTTACTGTCACAAGAGCTGTCAGCAAATATTGCAAATGCTGGTGGACCGCTTGCTCCTGGTGAGAGTGGCACAGGTGGGATCTCATTTTCAGTTGACTGTGCAGTGACTGCCAAAACACATTCTTCACTTAAACTGTCTCTTGGCTTTTCTTCAAAAGCCTTTTGAGAAAGATTCTCACTGAAAATAGGTGTTTGTCTTATGACAATGTCACTATATTTGATCAAGAAGTCCTCACTGTCTGAGCATTTGCCTGGAAAGTGTACTGTGTTAATGACTTGCCTTTGGTGTTCCTGAAGCCTGTTAGTGGATTGAGAAACTGCTAACTGAGACATGTCATCTTTGATCTTAAGATTCCTAGCAGCTTCAAAGGATATATCGCTGTTAGTTGAAGACTTAAGTTGAGTAGCAAGGCACAAAGATGTCtcactgttttctttgttttccagattTTCACAGTCTTCTCTCAGGGGTGTCTGATCCTCTTTGTCCTTATCTCCATGATGCCAGTGCATTTGTGTTCTCTTCTGTAGGGTCTTCTCCAAATtgccttgtttttcttcatttgtcaTTTCAAGGATGGTTTCACACTCAATTCTTGCCAGGAATATTTCAAATGCAGTCTGCTTTGTTTCCTCATTGTTTCTCTTTCTGACAAGTGAAAACTCTGTTGATGTTGTTGCAATGTAGCCTATTTTCTCCAGTACTGTTTTTACTATGTCATCTGGGAGCACAGATTGAATATAGTAGACAAAATTACCAGTGAAAGTCTGAAACAGAATGCAACATTGAGAAACAGATGAACACTGACAAAAATCATAAAAGGCAAGAGACTTCCTAGAAACAGAACTTCTCCAAAATTATTTAAGTTTTTTAGAAACTATTTTCCTAAAAGTTTTACTGAGTTTTGAATTGAGGTGAGTTAGGCTTTTCCAACAGTATTATTTTGTCAGCCTCTCAAACATTAGAGCTTTGCTCCAGCATAGTAATTTCTGAGAAGTTATGCTAATTTAAACTAGCTAGCATACTGGCCCAGAgcttcaatatttaaaaaaaaaaaaggggggggggggagagaagagagattttGGCCAAActacagaaattcagaaataataaaaagattgTGTTCCATTGAAGAATGTAAGATTCCTCAACAAATGAAAATTCATGAAATAAATCACTGAGGCCTGATCTTTTCCTAAAGGAACAGACATAATGCACTTTATTTTTGTCTATTAGTCATATTATTTAATATGTGATTAAGTTTTTTTCCTTGGTTCAGGCTTTTGCTTTAACCTTACTAATGCAGACTTAAGTtgctgtttctttgaaaataccTTCTTACATCAAAGGAGTATTTTAGAGGAGATACTGCTAAAACATGCATGCCTTGCACAAACTGACTTCAGAACTTCACTTGCATAAATGCTGCTACTGTGCAACAGCTAAGAAACTGTTGAATGCTTGGCTCCATTTTGGAGCTAGCTAAGGCAATAGGCCTAGATTTTAAAGAGGAAGTAGTTTTTGGTTTTGCATGAAACCATATGATGAGAGAAGGTGTTGACCGAAGTATGAAGATGACCAGCTCCAGGCAAGTCAGAACAGAATGAAGCCAGGAATACAAAGTCAAGACTTTCACAGTCTGTGTACCTTGTTTTCAGGCTGCTGCCCATCTTGCAACTGACTTAGCTACTTCCTAACACAGTCAGACCTAAGAGTTGGTCCCACAAATACAAGATTTGAGTAGCACAAAGCAGACCCCATAAGAATGCTGTTAAAATAAAAGGCTGTAATATAATGTAGGACTGGGCCTCAGTCTGTTTTCAGCTAAAGCTGTCAACAGTGACTTTTGTTCCCCAGATCCTGTTCCTTCCAGA contains:
- the LOC112987650 gene encoding uncharacterized protein LOC112987650; translation: MKEPAAAGEEEALLRDYLAHYAAQGAEGRLAACDEAALKARARRLLGPRRRGALDVRGVAERCRRARGGPGGGEVLRDLLKALEVLELLCVNLLLSPWRKEIKSLKTFTGNFVYYIQSVLPDDIVKTVLEKIGYIATTSTEFSLVRKRNNEETKQTAFEIFLARIECETILEMTNEEKQGNLEKTLQKRTQMHWHHGDKDKEDQTPLREDCENLENKENSETSLCLATQLKSSTNSDISFEAARNLKIKDDMSQLAVSQSTNRLQEHQRQVINTVHFPGKCSDSEDFLIKYSDIVIRQTPIFSENLSQKAFEEKPRDSLSEECVLAVTAQSTENEIPPVPLSPGASGPPAFAIFADSSCDSKKSLEYKAQEVPEESTEAKISDAINCIDPDPADEPNELKSLPYKDIASVPDHSVPREEEVSELSLTFTKLQIKETQEELMYPVEETGQPESIAYVSTSDRNVRDFNHSKIKRAYPSNAQTQNRATAHTELSSNLCCSTRNMEGPTNGSENKRLLMDGPNAQTASVCFRHVREPPNLTYIPPQSIDVQAPSTSNTSAHGRRNLLQPEGDSPESNEVKLDSYNSKINEIQEPYVIIDKVD